The proteins below come from a single Parachlamydiales bacterium genomic window:
- the pelF gene encoding GT4 family glycosyltransferase PelF — protein sequence MQANPADVCLVLEGTYPYVSGGVSNWAHELIKAQKDLSFALVCILPPDDKLKMRFDVPSNVISIQNVFLQRLPEKQGSLSRKEKEKLFEELEVPILNLQHKATLKGLQKIISLLNDKKKYLDNETLLNSVEAWKMTQRMYLSTMGESSFLNYFWSWRCLLGSFYSALLAPIPAANVYHTLCTGYAGLFTARAFVETSKPCLVTEHGIYMNERKIEITSADWLEDYKSMNLNIEKKRFDRDLKSYWIDTFLAYSTLCYEACEKIITLYEGNLIMQIADGADPSKLTVIPNGIDVEKFSQIVRVPHEKNRIAFIGRVVSIKDVKTFIRAIGLLQDKVPHLEGLIIGPTDEDPDYYQECLDLVESQELQSIITFTGKLKIEEILPTIDLIVLTSISEAQPLVLLEAGAVGIPAVTTNVGACEEILNGKMNENPPLGVGGLVSQLANPLSVSKNILRLLLDKKFYDECSRTIRLRVHKYYDEREMQTKYKQLYESMIKPAITE from the coding sequence ATGCAAGCTAACCCTGCTGATGTTTGTCTTGTGTTAGAGGGAACATACCCTTACGTTTCAGGGGGTGTGTCAAATTGGGCGCATGAACTTATCAAGGCGCAGAAAGACCTTTCTTTTGCCTTAGTGTGCATCCTGCCTCCGGATGACAAATTGAAAATGCGTTTTGATGTTCCATCCAACGTCATCAGCATACAAAATGTATTTCTTCAGAGACTGCCGGAAAAGCAAGGAAGTTTAAGCCGTAAAGAGAAAGAAAAATTGTTTGAAGAATTGGAAGTACCCATCCTTAACCTTCAGCATAAGGCAACTTTGAAAGGACTTCAGAAAATTATTTCTCTTTTAAATGATAAAAAAAAGTATTTGGATAATGAGACCCTGCTTAATTCAGTCGAGGCCTGGAAAATGACCCAGAGAATGTACCTTTCGACAATGGGCGAAAGCAGTTTTCTTAATTACTTCTGGTCATGGCGGTGTCTTCTGGGGAGCTTTTATAGTGCGCTCCTAGCCCCTATACCTGCTGCAAATGTTTACCATACATTGTGCACAGGATACGCAGGACTTTTCACAGCCCGTGCTTTTGTTGAAACGTCCAAACCCTGCCTGGTGACAGAGCATGGAATCTATATGAATGAACGGAAGATAGAGATAACATCCGCAGACTGGTTGGAAGACTATAAGTCGATGAATTTGAATATTGAAAAAAAACGTTTTGACAGGGATTTAAAAAGCTATTGGATAGATACATTTTTAGCCTATTCAACGTTATGTTATGAGGCCTGTGAGAAGATCATAACCCTGTATGAGGGTAACCTCATAATGCAAATAGCAGACGGAGCAGATCCTAGCAAGCTCACAGTTATCCCCAATGGCATCGACGTTGAGAAATTTTCACAGATAGTTCGAGTTCCCCATGAAAAAAACCGCATCGCTTTCATTGGACGCGTCGTTTCAATCAAAGATGTTAAAACCTTCATCCGAGCTATTGGATTATTGCAAGACAAAGTACCCCATCTTGAAGGGTTGATCATAGGGCCTACAGATGAAGATCCTGATTATTATCAGGAGTGTTTGGACCTTGTGGAGTCGCAGGAACTACAATCGATCATAACATTCACAGGGAAGCTCAAAATTGAGGAGATCTTACCAACGATAGATCTGATAGTCCTTACAAGCATAAGTGAAGCGCAACCTTTGGTACTGTTGGAAGCAGGTGCTGTAGGAATACCTGCTGTCACTACAAATGTGGGTGCTTGTGAAGAGATATTGAATGGAAAAATGAATGAGAACCCCCCTCTAGGAGTAGGCGGGCTGGTGAGTCAGCTTGCCAATCCACTTTCAGTATCAAAAAATATTTTAAGACTACTTTTGGATAAGAAATTCTACGACGAATGCAGCAGGACAATAAGGCTGCGCGTACATAAATATTATGACGAACGTGAAATGCAGACAAAGTATAAGCAGTTGTATGAGTCAATGATTAAACCGGCAATTACCGAATAA
- the pelG gene encoding exopolysaccharide Pel transporter PelG: MAGIGFVLRKLMKKRELSTVALAYFHATLASCGPWLFTVAALGSFFLIFKDWTYIKAVEDFRAVILYNFSFSLVISGPIVATSTRYLADLIYLKRLEDAPGLLLGSLIMLFAVSFPIVAIFYLFYVKISIWLALNAIANFMIVTGIWLLSVYISAVKYYKSVTFSFLAGMIIAVIAAISLGSYFSSSGMLAGFNVGLGFILAILCALVFAEYPKKSQNLFKYLKYFKKYWELPLSGLFYNLAIWVDKWIMWFAPEAETLNNGLIMYPDYDTAMFGAYLTIIPGLAMFLLSLETAFFEKYVMYFRSIQEHKNLRQIRSNFDGIIDTVINIGKNIFLLQICICVATLFSAPYLFNLVGLSYAKLGIFRFGVLGATFQIFFIFFSILLSYFDYRKGVLFITFMFFFTNACFTLVTLTMGFPYYGLGYFASTLVSFLLASFVFERHLQNLPYHTFLSTNPSVT, translated from the coding sequence ATGGCAGGGATAGGGTTTGTCCTTAGAAAGCTTATGAAGAAAAGGGAACTTTCAACGGTTGCCTTGGCATACTTTCATGCTACTTTAGCATCATGCGGCCCTTGGTTATTTACTGTCGCTGCGTTAGGGAGCTTCTTTTTAATCTTCAAAGATTGGACTTATATTAAAGCAGTAGAAGATTTCCGTGCTGTTATTTTGTATAACTTTTCCTTTTCTCTTGTTATCTCAGGGCCTATTGTTGCAACCTCCACCAGATATTTAGCGGATTTGATCTATCTCAAAAGATTAGAAGATGCCCCTGGATTACTTTTAGGAAGTTTAATAATGCTCTTTGCCGTCTCTTTCCCTATCGTCGCAATTTTCTACTTATTCTATGTAAAAATATCTATCTGGCTTGCTTTAAATGCTATTGCCAACTTTATGATCGTCACAGGAATTTGGCTTCTATCAGTTTATATCTCAGCAGTGAAGTATTATAAATCGGTGACTTTCTCTTTTTTGGCAGGAATGATCATCGCTGTGATCGCAGCTATCTCGTTGGGAAGTTATTTCTCTAGTTCAGGAATGCTTGCGGGCTTCAATGTAGGCCTTGGATTTATTCTAGCCATTTTATGTGCATTAGTATTCGCCGAATATCCTAAGAAGTCTCAGAATCTTTTTAAGTATCTTAAATATTTCAAAAAATATTGGGAGTTGCCGCTCTCAGGTCTTTTCTATAATTTGGCAATATGGGTAGATAAGTGGATTATGTGGTTTGCCCCGGAAGCTGAAACACTGAACAATGGCTTGATCATGTATCCTGATTACGATACTGCTATGTTTGGGGCCTATTTGACGATCATACCCGGCCTAGCAATGTTCTTACTTTCTTTGGAGACTGCATTTTTTGAAAAGTATGTTATGTATTTCCGCTCAATTCAAGAGCATAAAAACCTGCGCCAGATCCGTTCTAACTTTGACGGTATCATTGATACTGTGATTAACATTGGGAAAAATATTTTTTTGCTGCAGATCTGCATATGCGTTGCGACATTGTTTTCTGCACCTTATCTATTTAATCTAGTGGGGTTGAGCTATGCGAAGTTGGGGATTTTTCGTTTCGGAGTCTTAGGAGCGACATTTCAGATATTCTTTATCTTCTTTTCAATACTTCTTTCGTACTTTGACTATCGCAAGGGAGTATTGTTCATCACCTTCATGTTTTTTTTCACAAATGCTTGTTTTACATTGGTGACATTGACTATGGGTTTTCCTTACTATGGCCTAGGGTACTTTGCCTCTACTTTAGTGTCTTTCTTATTGGCGTCCTTTGTTTTCGAACGCCACTTGCAAAATCTTCCCTACCATACGTTCCTGTCGACTAATCCTTCTGTAACCTGA
- a CDS encoding FkbM family methyltransferase, translated as MGITDKTVRFLCRHYPFYSGCGKMANSKWLTPFLSKQEQLLSTLRSGEAIWINPQDHIGRAIDLFGDLDPKITWLFRKILMPGDICIDIGANFGLLTILAASLVGHSGRVIAVEPQKKLSKMIQASALENHFDNIAAYPIALSDRSGTMDIYIPAHNLGAASIEHTPKGTYQTETIQVVKVSEFLNDIHTPVKLIKIDVENHEDHVIQGAKDYLARTPAEAIIIEVHPSNNIWTDSLSLKILHELGYEIFAIPKTVFKVDLVRLDTANPGALIANDYLALHTQSPTYHKFLGIIAK; from the coding sequence ATGGGTATCACAGATAAAACTGTACGCTTCTTATGCCGCCATTACCCTTTCTATAGTGGATGCGGCAAGATGGCTAACAGCAAATGGCTTACACCCTTTCTTTCCAAACAAGAACAGCTCCTGTCTACCCTACGAAGCGGAGAAGCTATCTGGATAAACCCGCAAGACCATATTGGCCGTGCAATCGATCTCTTCGGTGACCTTGACCCAAAAATCACTTGGCTTTTTAGAAAAATACTTATGCCAGGGGATATATGTATTGATATCGGGGCTAATTTCGGCCTGTTGACTATTCTTGCAGCAAGTTTAGTAGGCCATTCCGGCCGTGTGATAGCCGTAGAACCCCAAAAGAAATTAAGTAAAATGATTCAGGCTTCAGCATTAGAAAACCACTTTGACAATATCGCTGCCTATCCGATCGCCTTATCAGATAGATCCGGCACAATGGATATTTACATCCCCGCGCATAACCTGGGTGCGGCCTCCATTGAACATACACCTAAAGGTACTTACCAGACAGAGACTATCCAAGTAGTTAAGGTATCCGAGTTCTTAAATGACATCCACACGCCTGTTAAACTGATAAAAATTGATGTTGAAAACCACGAAGACCATGTCATTCAAGGTGCTAAAGACTATTTAGCCCGTACTCCTGCAGAAGCAATTATCATTGAAGTGCACCCTTCGAATAATATTTGGACAGATAGTCTCTCCTTAAAAATACTCCATGAGCTCGGTTACGAAATTTTCGCCATCCCTAAAACAGTGTTCAAAGTTGACCTTGTCCGTCTAGATACTGCCAATCCCGGAGCATTAATAGCTAATGACTACCTGGCATTGCACACGCAGAGCCCTACCTACCATAAATTCTTAGGGATTATTGCAAAGTAA
- a CDS encoding methyltransferase domain-containing protein, giving the protein MNPVEYKSWIKGIFNRAAPAYGGKNNIYFSHFADKLVDLAKIKGPENILDVATGRGAVLKKALTKIDARGSLTAVDISPEMIQQLTEELDCQSKQVHLYCMDAEHLEFEDNSFDIIFCAFGVFFFPNIHSVLTDFRRLLKPNGKLLLSTWGKKDFCHELYKIELTKLDSVPPVTLHEFEKVEFIRNILVDSGFQNLHCKLESLDYVYPSIENWIDSLWNLGSRGRLETLSEEQLSRLKEVLRFKLTPCLQFDGLHETLEVIYTQATKE; this is encoded by the coding sequence ATGAATCCTGTCGAATATAAAAGTTGGATTAAAGGGATCTTCAACCGTGCTGCACCTGCATATGGGGGCAAAAACAATATTTATTTTTCTCATTTTGCCGATAAGTTAGTTGATCTGGCTAAGATCAAAGGGCCTGAGAATATTCTAGATGTTGCCACAGGCCGCGGTGCAGTCTTAAAAAAAGCCCTCACTAAAATTGATGCAAGAGGGTCCCTTACAGCGGTAGATATTAGTCCGGAGATGATACAGCAGCTGACAGAAGAACTTGACTGCCAGAGTAAGCAAGTCCATCTCTACTGTATGGATGCCGAACACCTGGAGTTTGAAGATAACTCTTTCGACATTATCTTCTGTGCTTTTGGTGTCTTCTTTTTTCCAAACATACATTCTGTTTTAACGGATTTCCGCCGGCTACTAAAACCGAATGGGAAATTATTGCTGTCTACTTGGGGAAAAAAAGATTTTTGCCATGAGTTATATAAAATCGAATTAACAAAACTTGATTCCGTTCCGCCCGTCACACTACATGAATTTGAAAAGGTGGAATTCATCCGCAATATATTAGTAGACTCAGGTTTTCAAAACCTCCATTGCAAGCTAGAGTCGTTGGATTACGTCTATCCATCTATTGAAAATTGGATTGACTCGTTATGGAATTTGGGTTCTAGAGGCCGGCTTGAAACTTTGTCCGAAGAACAATTATCCCGGCTAAAAGAAGTTTTGCGTTTTAAACTCACACCTTGTCTGCAGTTTGATGGCCTGCATGAAACATTGGAAGTAATCTATACTCAAGCCACCAAGGAATAA
- a CDS encoding alpha/beta hydrolase, with translation MMNIKAIIIPGNGGGKPSDNWFPYVEAELAKLDIEVSNVEFPDSFFARESFWIPFIKDELLADENTILIGHSSGAIAAMRFAEKNKILGSVLVGTYHSDLGMDSEKASGYFDRPWNWKSIKDNQKWIGVFASIDDPWIPIEEPRRLHEELDVDYFEYTDRGHFGGDYYKPTFPELVEYIKSKL, from the coding sequence ATGATGAATATCAAAGCTATTATCATACCTGGAAATGGGGGGGGAAAACCCTCTGACAACTGGTTTCCTTACGTGGAAGCGGAGCTGGCAAAGCTGGACATAGAAGTCTCAAACGTGGAGTTTCCTGATAGTTTTTTTGCGCGTGAATCCTTTTGGATACCATTTATAAAAGATGAACTGCTTGCAGATGAAAATACCATTTTAATCGGACATTCATCCGGGGCTATTGCAGCAATGCGTTTTGCTGAAAAGAACAAAATATTAGGGTCTGTGTTAGTAGGGACTTATCATTCCGATTTAGGAATGGATTCTGAAAAAGCGAGCGGCTACTTTGACCGGCCTTGGAATTGGAAGAGCATTAAGGATAACCAAAAATGGATAGGGGTCTTTGCTTCAATAGACGATCCTTGGATACCCATTGAAGAACCTCGTCGGCTCCACGAAGAATTGGATGTAGATTATTTTGAATATACTGATAGAGGTCATTTTGGCGGCGACTACTATAAGCCCACCTTTCCCGAATTGGTAGAATATATTAAAAGCAAACTTTAA
- a CDS encoding DUF1653 domain-containing protein: protein MIATIEEQAQINQLPIGCTVQHYKGNKMKVLAIARHTEDHTLYVVYQKLYKCDKFGDKAIVIRPLKMFLENVNLNGQSVPRFKIVDEQLAYN, encoded by the coding sequence ATGATTGCCACAATTGAAGAACAAGCACAGATCAATCAACTGCCTATAGGTTGTACAGTACAACATTATAAGGGAAATAAAATGAAAGTCCTTGCCATTGCCCGCCATACCGAAGACCACACTTTGTATGTTGTTTATCAAAAGCTTTATAAATGCGATAAGTTTGGTGATAAGGCTATCGTTATCCGACCTTTGAAAATGTTTCTAGAAAATGTCAACCTAAACGGCCAATCTGTGCCACGTTTTAAGATTGTTGACGAACAGCTGGCATACAACTAA
- a CDS encoding HAD family phosphatase, producing MNSKYKNIVFDIGGVLFEWRPVEVMKNLKRIDKDIPHNIVDITRSQVWRDFDKGFATIEDIAHTFSDSFRKQHIDMFIQAALDSIIPMEHGLNLWYAAKKHNYKIFILSNLPFVIQKNIFATYPFILENDGAIFSCDVGMIKPEKGIYDRLLQDFNLIPHETIFIDDMEENIHAAKEAGIHGILCDTHHNVTTTLKDLNIIHL from the coding sequence ATGAATTCCAAGTATAAAAATATTGTGTTCGATATTGGCGGTGTATTATTTGAATGGCGCCCTGTCGAAGTAATGAAAAATTTGAAACGTATCGATAAAGACATCCCCCATAACATTGTGGATATTACACGCTCCCAAGTCTGGCGTGATTTTGATAAAGGATTTGCTACCATAGAAGATATTGCCCATACATTTTCAGATAGCTTCCGCAAGCAACATATTGACATGTTCATCCAAGCAGCATTGGATAGCATCATCCCTATGGAACATGGCCTCAATCTATGGTATGCAGCCAAAAAGCATAATTATAAAATCTTCATTCTTTCTAACCTTCCCTTTGTAATACAAAAAAACATCTTCGCAACCTATCCATTCATCCTAGAAAATGACGGTGCAATTTTTTCTTGCGATGTGGGAATGATCAAACCTGAAAAAGGTATTTACGATAGATTGTTACAAGATTTTAACCTTATTCCCCATGAAACCATTTTTATTGATGATATGGAAGAAAATATCCATGCTGCCAAAGAAGCCGGAATTCATGGGATTCTCTGCGATACACATCACAATGTAACAACTACTCTTAAAGATTTAAATATAATACACTTATAA
- a CDS encoding MASE1 domain-containing protein, with protein sequence MNYLKTDTMTTISLFESKTFSTAQLIAMNVALALIIFLNAKLGSYFSIQGVNLPLAVSGVWPATGFSLAAILLFGFEMWPGILLGNFFYNYIASSLVGHSHTFLMIMAFTIAIGSTFQSLMGGYILRQFSSKGYFNTLLDVFIFLLPAGLITCMIASTIGTTALFFYSNDMNFSFFLTWMTFWLGDSLGVYIFTPLLVVWLTKQIPSNWRTSHLVEAMFMIATLILLTELTYVKKLPVFHLIIPLAIWATYRFHMFGATAAIFLISLAAVIPQSMGFGPYNDMGGADPLLILVSFLEITVTTSLILGAALNEREAGRRLIESENVNLQSAVNSQEEELKDLSSEVFITGKLASIGLNTLDIAKKIREPFYRIIELTQGCLESVGKIEGLIGSQIAKIGENEATVIQNHLGALNHHLRSIADYEAEANWIVDYIHEQSTKTSSENIKISTVNLHALLDLSLSRAMSVKKMHFPSFSFNIVKKFDKNVKVLSTLPEDLSHALVQIFNIAIDSMKQKKDQLLDSYSPVLEVSTLSRLDAIEIIIRDNGLGLEEFLNNVTLKEPEKALALGIQLSHEVFVRVHHGEIILDALKGEYFQITLRIPKSRLQH encoded by the coding sequence ATGAATTATCTAAAGACTGATACTATGACGACAATTTCACTATTCGAAAGTAAAACTTTCAGCACGGCTCAACTAATAGCTATGAATGTAGCGTTAGCATTAATTATTTTTCTTAATGCAAAGCTGGGAAGCTATTTTTCCATTCAAGGAGTAAATTTGCCGTTAGCTGTGTCCGGTGTTTGGCCCGCTACAGGGTTTTCGTTAGCTGCAATATTATTGTTCGGTTTCGAAATGTGGCCAGGAATATTACTAGGAAACTTTTTTTATAATTATATCGCGTCTTCTTTAGTAGGCCATTCGCATACTTTCCTTATGATCATGGCATTTACAATTGCGATAGGCTCTACCTTTCAATCACTCATGGGCGGTTACATTCTGAGGCAGTTTTCCTCAAAAGGTTATTTTAATACGCTCTTAGATGTATTTATCTTTCTTTTGCCTGCCGGATTAATTACTTGTATGATTGCAAGCACCATCGGCACGACAGCCCTTTTCTTTTATTCTAATGACATGAATTTTAGCTTCTTTCTAACCTGGATGACTTTTTGGCTAGGGGATTCGTTAGGGGTCTATATCTTCACTCCTTTACTTGTGGTATGGTTGACTAAACAAATCCCCTCCAATTGGCGTACAAGTCATCTGGTGGAAGCAATGTTTATGATTGCCACACTGATTTTGCTTACTGAATTAACATATGTGAAAAAACTCCCCGTATTTCATCTAATTATACCCTTGGCCATTTGGGCTACCTATCGCTTCCATATGTTTGGCGCTACAGCCGCGATTTTTCTTATTTCCCTGGCTGCAGTGATTCCCCAATCTATGGGCTTTGGACCATACAATGATATGGGGGGAGCGGACCCTCTTTTGATATTAGTGAGTTTTCTAGAGATTACTGTGACAACAAGCTTAATCCTGGGGGCTGCATTAAATGAAAGAGAGGCAGGCAGGCGGCTGATAGAATCAGAAAATGTTAATCTGCAGTCTGCTGTGAATAGCCAAGAGGAAGAGTTAAAAGACCTAAGCAGTGAAGTATTCATTACAGGAAAACTGGCGTCCATCGGTTTAAATACATTAGATATCGCTAAAAAAATCAGGGAACCCTTCTATAGAATCATTGAATTGACGCAAGGCTGCCTGGAATCGGTAGGGAAAATTGAGGGGTTGATAGGCTCACAAATAGCGAAGATAGGGGAAAACGAAGCTACCGTAATACAAAATCATCTGGGAGCTTTAAACCACCATTTACGTAGCATTGCCGACTATGAAGCAGAAGCGAATTGGATAGTGGATTATATTCATGAACAATCCACAAAAACATCTTCTGAGAATATTAAAATCAGCACGGTGAATTTACATGCATTACTCGATTTGTCTTTAAGCAGGGCAATGAGCGTAAAGAAAATGCACTTTCCCTCCTTCAGTTTCAATATCGTCAAAAAGTTTGATAAGAATGTGAAGGTACTTTCCACTTTACCGGAAGATCTTTCCCATGCGTTAGTGCAAATTTTTAACATTGCAATAGACTCGATGAAACAAAAAAAGGATCAGCTTTTAGATAGTTATTCCCCCGTGTTAGAGGTATCCACATTATCACGCCTAGATGCGATTGAAATTATTATCCGAGACAATGGTTTAGGTTTAGAGGAATTTCTGAATAATGTGACTTTGAAAGAGCCTGAAAAAGCATTGGCCCTAGGGATTCAACTTTCCCATGAAGTATTTGTAAGGGTCCATCACGGGGAAATAATATTAGATGCTTTGAAAGGGGAATATTTTCAGATTACTTTGCGAATTCCAAAAAGCAGACTGCAACATTAG
- a CDS encoding BON domain-containing protein, translating to MTIDGIVTLREPVNSVLEKDTILQKVTTVSGVRNVDNQLEVVPSIVR from the coding sequence ATGACTATCGATGGAATTGTTACCTTAAGAGAGCCTGTCAATTCAGTCCTAGAAAAAGATACAATCCTTCAAAAAGTTACCACCGTCAGCGGTGTACGCAATGTCGATAACCAACTAGAAGTTGTTCCTTCCATCGTCCGTTAA
- a CDS encoding ferritin-like domain-containing protein, which translates to MPQNAFYALFIEELQDLYSAENQIIQAMPAMISAVSTPELKEALEKHFKETKNQVSRLDQIFSIFKENPQGKKCKAMEGLIEEAQGVLKSNFPAIVRDAAIIGAAQRIEHYEIAGYGVAKAFAKILEYDKAVDLLQASQDEEGHADKTLTSIAEGGFFTAGVNQKAMKS; encoded by the coding sequence ATGCCTCAGAATGCATTTTATGCTTTATTTATTGAAGAGCTGCAAGATTTATATAGTGCAGAGAACCAAATCATTCAGGCAATGCCTGCCATGATTAGTGCAGTAAGCACACCCGAGTTGAAAGAGGCCTTAGAGAAGCATTTTAAAGAAACAAAAAACCAAGTCAGCAGACTAGATCAAATCTTTTCAATTTTTAAAGAAAACCCACAGGGTAAAAAGTGCAAAGCAATGGAAGGGTTGATTGAAGAAGCTCAAGGAGTGCTTAAGTCAAACTTCCCTGCTATCGTAAGAGATGCAGCGATAATAGGCGCAGCTCAACGTATTGAGCATTACGAGATTGCCGGATATGGCGTTGCTAAGGCATTCGCTAAAATTCTGGAATATGATAAAGCGGTAGATCTTTTACAGGCTTCCCAAGATGAAGAAGGTCATGCAGACAAAACCTTGACCTCCATAGCGGAAGGGGGCTTTTTTACTGCCGGCGTCAATCAAAAGGCTATGAAATCTTAA
- a CDS encoding CsbD family protein — protein sequence MTNTETLKGQWLQVKGKLKEKWGKLTEDDLTQINGKRDMLLGKLQERYGIQKEQAEKQLKELESAFEKHQQDRNF from the coding sequence ATGACTAATACAGAAACACTCAAAGGTCAGTGGTTGCAAGTGAAGGGTAAGCTCAAAGAGAAATGGGGAAAATTAACAGAGGATGATTTAACCCAAATCAATGGTAAAAGAGATATGCTGCTTGGTAAGCTACAAGAAAGATATGGTATTCAGAAAGAACAAGCTGAAAAACAACTCAAAGAGTTGGAAAGCGCATTCGAAAAACATCAACAAGACCGCAATTTCTAA
- a CDS encoding ATP-binding cassette domain-containing protein, protein MPLITVEQLQKTFRITKRKTGFWGALTSLVNREHITKTALDGISFHVDEGELVGYIGPNGAGKSTTVKILSGILVPDQGQVELFGKTPWKSRLDVVSKIGVVFGQRTQLWWDLPVVESFQLLKDIYSIPDSAYNKSLDELVAVLEISRLLDVPVRQLSLGQRMRCDIAAALLHNPKILFLDEPTIGLDAVSKLAVRDFVRHLNKTRDLTVLLTTHDMDDIETLCSRVIILNEGKIFSDGTLGDLRKLMQPERYLIIDLIDPSCTVHDHAAKITRREGPRVWLSFNPEEVSTPELISRVTSQYAVSDLFVENPSIEEIIARLYREANL, encoded by the coding sequence ATGCCTTTGATTACTGTAGAGCAACTACAGAAGACCTTCCGTATCACTAAAAGAAAAACCGGGTTTTGGGGAGCGTTAACGTCGCTTGTTAATCGTGAGCATATTACCAAAACAGCATTAGATGGAATTTCATTTCATGTGGATGAAGGGGAATTGGTTGGTTATATTGGCCCCAATGGTGCAGGGAAAAGTACAACGGTAAAAATCCTCTCCGGAATTTTAGTTCCCGATCAAGGACAAGTGGAGCTTTTTGGCAAGACTCCTTGGAAAAGTCGTTTGGATGTAGTCAGTAAAATTGGAGTTGTCTTCGGGCAGCGGACCCAGCTTTGGTGGGATCTGCCCGTCGTTGAATCTTTCCAGTTGCTTAAAGATATCTATAGCATTCCTGACTCTGCATATAACAAAAGTTTAGATGAACTTGTGGCTGTATTAGAGATTTCTAGGCTATTAGATGTTCCAGTTCGGCAGTTGAGCTTAGGTCAGCGTATGCGTTGCGATATTGCTGCCGCATTGTTGCATAACCCCAAAATCCTTTTTCTGGACGAGCCCACGATAGGTTTAGATGCTGTAAGCAAGCTCGCAGTGCGGGATTTTGTACGCCATCTAAATAAAACACGTGATCTCACAGTTCTCTTGACTACGCACGATATGGATGATATCGAAACTTTATGTTCCCGTGTAATCATTCTTAACGAGGGGAAAATTTTTTCCGACGGTACGTTGGGTGATTTAAGGAAGCTTATGCAGCCGGAGAGGTATCTAATCATCGACTTGATAGACCCGTCCTGTACCGTGCATGATCACGCAGCAAAAATAACCCGTAGGGAAGGGCCTAGAGTATGGCTAAGCTTCAATCCTGAAGAAGTTTCAACTCCTGAATTGATTTCTCGTGTTACTTCACAGTATGCCGTCAGTGATCTTTTTGTCGAAAATCCATCGATAGAAGAAATCATTGCACGCCTCTACCGAGAAGCCAACTTATGA
- a CDS encoding ABC-2 family transporter protein codes for MDTVRLFFRLAGVSLRSQMQHKASSIMLTLAFFLSTFVEILGIWILFDRFKLIKGWSLPEVALLYGTIHMAFSAAEALARGFDTFSIMVKQGDFDRVLLRPRGTLLQIATSALQLMRIGRFLQGLIVLIWGYTTLGLGFYSYHWLVICMAFIGTFCLFYALYIIQATLTFWMTESLELMNITTYGGVQTAQYPLDIYSEGFRFIFTYILPFGCVIYFPIASLLEHSNIPLWLGVISPLAGVAFLFAATQLWKVGVRHYTSVGS; via the coding sequence ATGGATACAGTCCGTTTGTTTTTCCGTTTAGCAGGTGTTTCTTTACGCTCACAAATGCAACATAAAGCCTCATCTATTATGCTTACGCTGGCTTTTTTTCTGTCTACTTTTGTAGAGATCCTAGGGATTTGGATTCTCTTCGACCGCTTTAAACTGATTAAGGGGTGGAGCCTACCTGAAGTAGCCCTGCTTTATGGGACGATCCATATGGCCTTTTCCGCAGCAGAAGCTTTGGCAAGGGGATTCGATACATTCAGCATTATGGTGAAGCAAGGTGATTTCGATAGGGTGTTGCTAAGGCCGCGCGGGACGCTTCTGCAGATTGCCACAAGCGCCTTACAGCTAATGCGAATCGGACGCTTTCTCCAAGGCTTAATTGTTTTGATATGGGGTTATACGACATTAGGTTTAGGTTTCTATTCATACCATTGGTTAGTAATATGCATGGCTTTCATAGGAACATTCTGCCTCTTTTATGCCCTTTATATCATTCAAGCAACCCTTACCTTTTGGATGACAGAGTCATTAGAATTGATGAACATTACCACTTATGGGGGAGTGCAGACGGCTCAGTATCCTTTGGATATCTATTCTGAAGGATTCAGGTTTATTTTCACCTACATACTTCCTTTCGGTTGTGTGATTTACTTTCCCATAGCCTCCTTGCTTGAACATAGCAACATTCCGCTTTGGCTAGGAGTCATTTCTCCTTTAGCGGGGGTTGCTTTTCTTTTTGCTGCAACCCAATTGTGGAAGGTGGGGGTCCGCCATTATACTTCTGTAGGTAGCTAA